A portion of the Pseudomonas synxantha BG33R genome contains these proteins:
- a CDS encoding AMP-binding protein, which produces MREYLAATTEFDYQRTVDAALAGNLQALNACVECCDRHALPGRIALFWEGRDGRSATSTFTELQDQAARFANFLLAQGVKRGDKVAGLLPRTAELLVVVFATWRIGAVYQPLFTAFGPKAIEHRLTSSGAALVVTDAVNRPKLADVAGCPTIVTVTGAKGEGIVRGDYSFWAELPNYSNVCEPVLLGAEDPFLLMFTSGTTGPSKALSVPLKAIVAFQGYMRDAVDLRPEDAFWNVADPGWAYGIYFGVTGPLSMGHPITFYDGPFTLESTCRVINKYAITNLTGSPTAYRLLIAGGEQFARSIKGKLRIVSSAGEPLNPEVIRWFADNLEVTIHDHYGQTELGMVLCNHHGLTHPVHVGSAGFASPGHRIVVLDDNHQELPAGQPGILAIDREQSPMCWFAGYDGVKTKAFVGKYYLSGDTVELNPDGSISFVGRSDDVITTSGYRVGPFDVESALVEHPAVVEAAVVGKPCPERTELVKAFVVISEQYRATPELAEELRLHVRQRLAAHAYPREIEFVSDLPKTPSGKLQRFILRNQEIAKAQAAVA; this is translated from the coding sequence ATGCGTGAGTATTTGGCCGCCACCACCGAGTTTGATTATCAGCGCACTGTCGATGCCGCACTGGCTGGCAACCTGCAGGCGCTCAATGCCTGCGTGGAGTGCTGTGACCGCCACGCGCTGCCAGGGCGCATCGCGTTGTTCTGGGAGGGTCGGGACGGGCGCAGCGCCACGTCGACCTTTACCGAATTGCAGGATCAGGCCGCACGCTTCGCCAACTTCCTCCTGGCCCAGGGCGTCAAGCGCGGCGACAAGGTGGCGGGCCTGCTGCCACGTACGGCCGAGTTGCTGGTGGTGGTGTTCGCAACCTGGCGCATCGGCGCGGTGTATCAGCCGCTGTTTACCGCCTTCGGCCCCAAGGCCATTGAACATCGCCTGACCAGCTCCGGCGCGGCGCTGGTGGTCACCGACGCGGTGAACCGCCCGAAGCTGGCCGATGTCGCCGGCTGCCCGACCATTGTCACGGTCACCGGCGCCAAGGGCGAGGGCATCGTGCGTGGCGACTATAGCTTCTGGGCTGAGCTGCCCAACTACTCCAACGTCTGCGAGCCGGTGTTGCTGGGCGCGGAGGATCCGTTCCTGCTGATGTTCACTTCGGGCACCACCGGTCCCTCCAAAGCACTCTCGGTGCCGCTCAAAGCCATTGTCGCGTTCCAGGGCTATATGCGCGACGCCGTGGACTTGCGCCCTGAAGACGCGTTCTGGAACGTCGCCGACCCCGGTTGGGCCTATGGCATCTATTTCGGTGTGACCGGGCCGTTGTCCATGGGGCATCCGATTACCTTCTACGACGGCCCGTTCACCCTGGAAAGCACCTGCCGGGTCATCAATAAGTACGCGATCACCAACCTGACTGGCTCGCCCACGGCGTATCGATTGCTGATTGCCGGCGGCGAGCAGTTCGCCCGTTCAATCAAGGGCAAGCTGCGCATCGTCAGCAGTGCCGGCGAGCCGTTGAACCCGGAGGTGATCCGCTGGTTCGCCGACAACCTGGAGGTGACCATCCACGACCACTACGGTCAGACCGAGCTGGGCATGGTCTTGTGCAATCACCACGGCCTGACGCATCCGGTGCATGTGGGCTCGGCGGGGTTCGCTTCGCCCGGGCACCGCATCGTGGTGCTGGATGACAACCACCAGGAACTGCCAGCCGGGCAGCCCGGCATTCTGGCCATCGACCGCGAGCAATCGCCGATGTGCTGGTTTGCCGGCTACGACGGTGTGAAAACCAAAGCCTTCGTCGGCAAGTACTACCTCAGTGGCGATACGGTGGAATTGAACCCCGACGGCAGTATCAGTTTTGTCGGGCGCAGCGATGACGTGATTACCACTTCCGGCTACCGCGTGGGGCCATTCGATGTCGAAAGCGCCCTGGTCGAACACCCGGCGGTGGTCGAGGCCGCCGTGGTCGGCAAACCTTGCCCTGAGCGTACTGAACTGGTGAAAGCCTTCGTGGTGATCAGCGAGCAATACCGCGCCACCCCGGAACTGGCCGAAGAGCTGCGCCTGCATGTACGCCAGCGCCTGGCCGCCCATGCTTACCCACGGGAAATCGAATTTGTCAGCGACTTGCCCAAAACCCCGAGCGGCAAGCTGCAACGCTTCATTTTGCGCAATCAGGAAATAGCCAAGGCCCAGGCGGCCGTGGCTTGA
- a CDS encoding SDR family NAD(P)-dependent oxidoreductase, translating into MQIENKVFLVSGGASGLGAATADMLIAAGAKVMLVDLNADAVAAKATQLGDNARSTVADICQEAAAETAVKAAVEAFGGLHGLINCAGVVRGEKILGKNGPHGLASFAQVINVNLIGSFNLLRLAAAAIAETEANADGERGVIINTASVAAFDGQIGQAAYAASKGAIASLTLPAARELARFGIRVMTIAPGIFETPMMAGMTPEVRDSLAAGVPFPPRLGKPAEYAALVRHILENSMLNGEVIRLDGALRMAAK; encoded by the coding sequence ATGCAGATTGAAAACAAGGTATTTCTGGTCAGCGGCGGTGCTTCTGGCCTCGGCGCGGCCACGGCTGACATGCTCATCGCGGCCGGCGCCAAAGTCATGCTGGTGGACTTGAACGCTGACGCCGTTGCCGCCAAGGCCACGCAACTGGGCGACAACGCTCGTAGCACCGTGGCAGATATCTGCCAGGAAGCCGCTGCTGAAACTGCCGTGAAGGCAGCGGTGGAGGCGTTTGGTGGTTTGCATGGCCTGATCAACTGCGCCGGTGTCGTGCGCGGCGAGAAAATCCTTGGCAAGAACGGCCCGCATGGGCTGGCCAGCTTTGCCCAGGTGATCAACGTCAACCTGATCGGCAGCTTCAACCTCTTGCGCCTGGCCGCTGCGGCGATCGCAGAAACCGAAGCGAATGCCGACGGCGAGCGCGGTGTGATCATCAATACCGCCTCGGTGGCGGCATTCGATGGGCAGATCGGCCAGGCCGCGTATGCCGCGTCCAAAGGTGCGATTGCCAGTTTGACGTTGCCCGCCGCACGGGAACTGGCGCGTTTCGGCATCCGCGTGATGACCATCGCGCCGGGCATTTTCGAGACCCCGATGATGGCCGGCATGACCCCGGAAGTTCGCGACTCCCTGGCCGCTGGCGTGCCGTTTCCACCGCGCCTGGGCAAACCCGCCGAATATGCCGCGCTGGTGCGACATATCCTTGAAAACAGCATGCTCAATGGTGAGGTGATCCGTCTCGACGGTGCCTTGCGTATGGCCGCCAAGTAA
- a CDS encoding ATP-binding protein encodes MTPPPSAFERAIILAPLGRDSSLALMMLNEAGYQGVVAGSLEDLCAALNEGAGLLIIAAEALRGVNLEPLLEFLHQQPAWSDLPIVLMTHHGGSEQNGSSHLSGLLGNVTFLERPFHPVTLISLVSTALRGRRRQYEARDRLIDLSQSELHLQRTLETLEQQVEERTAQLRNNEEALRQSQKMEAVGQLTGGIAHDFNNMLTGIIGSLELLRRRVSRGKLDDLDSLIDLGVTSANRAASLTHRLLAFSRRQSLDSKPVAINQLVSSMGELLQRSINESIALDMRLDSALWTAEADPNQLESALLNLVINARDAMPGGGRLTVETTNRHLDSVFTAAYGTLKPGDYVELSVSDTGCGIPEHLMGRVFDPFFTTKPIGQGTGLGLSMIYGFARQSHGHVTIHSEIGKGTTVSLFLPRFVGEMKPQEPLNPTSLPFATTGETVLIVEDDPAVRVLVSTVLKELGYGFVEAGDADTALPIIESEQRIDLMISDVGLPGMNGRQLAEIGRQARPELKVLFITGYAEHAAVRGGFLDPGMQLITKPFTFDLLTAKVREMIQA; translated from the coding sequence GTGACTCCGCCTCCTTCTGCCTTCGAACGAGCCATCATCCTTGCGCCCCTGGGACGAGACAGCTCACTCGCGCTGATGATGCTCAATGAAGCCGGTTACCAAGGTGTGGTTGCCGGCAGTCTTGAAGATTTGTGCGCAGCGCTGAACGAGGGTGCCGGCCTGCTCATCATTGCGGCTGAAGCCTTGCGTGGCGTGAACCTGGAACCTTTGCTGGAGTTCCTGCACCAACAGCCGGCCTGGTCGGACCTGCCCATTGTGTTGATGACCCATCACGGCGGCAGTGAACAAAACGGCTCTTCACACTTGAGCGGGCTACTGGGCAACGTCACGTTCCTTGAACGCCCGTTTCATCCTGTGACGCTGATCAGCCTGGTCAGCACTGCCCTGCGCGGTCGTCGACGCCAATACGAAGCGCGCGACCGACTGATCGACTTGAGCCAGAGTGAATTGCATTTGCAGCGCACCCTGGAAACCCTCGAACAGCAAGTGGAAGAACGCACTGCGCAACTGCGCAACAACGAAGAAGCGTTGCGCCAATCGCAGAAAATGGAAGCCGTCGGCCAGTTGACCGGCGGTATCGCCCATGACTTCAACAATATGCTCACCGGAATTATCGGCAGCCTGGAATTGCTGCGCAGGCGCGTGTCCCGCGGCAAGCTGGATGACCTGGACAGCCTGATCGACCTGGGCGTGACCTCTGCCAACCGTGCTGCGAGCCTCACCCATCGCCTGCTGGCGTTTTCGCGTCGCCAGTCCCTGGACTCCAAGCCTGTGGCGATCAACCAGCTCGTGAGTTCCATGGGCGAGTTACTGCAACGCAGCATCAATGAAAGCATCGCCCTGGACATGCGTCTGGACAGTGCCTTGTGGACCGCCGAAGCCGACCCCAATCAACTGGAAAGCGCCCTGCTCAACCTGGTGATCAACGCTCGCGATGCCATGCCCGGCGGCGGCCGCCTGACGGTTGAAACCACCAATCGGCACCTGGACAGCGTGTTCACTGCCGCTTACGGCACGTTAAAGCCGGGTGATTATGTAGAACTGAGCGTCAGTGATACCGGCTGTGGTATCCCGGAACACCTGATGGGTCGGGTGTTTGATCCGTTCTTCACCACCAAGCCGATCGGCCAGGGCACGGGGCTTGGGCTGTCGATGATCTATGGCTTTGCTCGCCAGTCCCACGGTCATGTGACGATTCATAGCGAGATTGGTAAAGGCACCACGGTGAGTTTGTTCCTGCCGCGATTTGTCGGCGAGATGAAGCCCCAGGAGCCGCTCAATCCAACGTCGCTACCATTTGCTACGACGGGTGAGACTGTATTGATCGTCGAGGATGACCCCGCGGTACGGGTGTTGGTCAGCACTGTGCTCAAAGAACTGGGTTACGGGTTCGTCGAGGCAGGTGACGCGGATACGGCGTTGCCGATCATTGAGTCCGAGCAGCGCATTGACCTGATGATCAGCGATGTCGGTCTGCCGGGAATGAACGGCCGGCAACTGGCCGAAATTGGCCGCCAGGCTCGTCCAGAGCTGAAGGTGCTCTTTATTACCGGATACGCTGAGCACGCGGCCGTACGGGGTGGCTTCCTGGACCCGGGAATGCAGCTGATCACCAAGCCGTTCACGTTTGATTTACTGACGGCCAAGGTGCGGGAGATGATCCAGGCGTAG
- a CDS encoding acetyl-CoA C-acyltransferase, giving the protein MNDPIVIVSAVRTPMGGFQGDLKSLTAPQLGAAAIRAAVERAGIATDAVDEVLFGCVLPAGLGQAPARQAALGAGLDKGTRCTTLNKMCGSGMEATILAHDSLRAGSVDVVIAGGMESMSNAPYLLDRARSGYRMGHGKVLDHMFLDGLEDAYDKGRLMGTFAEDCAEHNGFTREAQDAFAIASLTRAQEAITHGSFASEIVPVQVTVGKEQKTILHDEQPPKARLDKIASLKPAFREGGTVTAANSSSISDGAAALLLMRESDAHKRGLKPLAVIHGHAAFADEPGLFPVAPVGAIRTLMSKTGWRLEDVDLFEINEAFAVVSLVTMSKLAIPHDKVNVHGGACALGHPIGASGARILVTLLSALRQKGLKRGVAAICIGGGEATAMAVECLY; this is encoded by the coding sequence ATGAACGACCCTATTGTGATTGTCAGCGCTGTGCGCACGCCCATGGGCGGGTTCCAGGGCGACCTCAAAAGCCTGACCGCACCGCAGCTGGGCGCTGCAGCGATTCGTGCCGCCGTTGAACGCGCCGGTATCGCCACCGATGCGGTGGACGAGGTGTTGTTTGGCTGCGTACTGCCGGCCGGGCTCGGGCAGGCACCGGCACGCCAGGCGGCCCTGGGCGCCGGGCTGGACAAGGGCACCCGCTGCACCACCCTGAACAAGATGTGCGGCTCGGGCATGGAGGCGACGATTCTCGCCCACGACTCATTGCGCGCCGGCAGCGTCGATGTGGTGATCGCCGGCGGCATGGAAAGCATGTCTAACGCACCGTACCTGCTGGATCGTGCACGCAGCGGCTATCGCATGGGCCACGGCAAGGTACTTGACCATATGTTTCTCGATGGCCTGGAGGATGCCTACGACAAGGGCCGCCTGATGGGCACCTTTGCCGAAGACTGCGCCGAGCACAACGGCTTTACCCGGGAAGCTCAGGATGCCTTCGCCATCGCCTCGCTGACGCGCGCGCAGGAGGCCATCACCCACGGCAGCTTCGCCAGCGAGATCGTCCCGGTGCAGGTCACCGTGGGCAAGGAACAAAAAACCATCCTGCACGATGAACAGCCGCCTAAAGCCAGGTTGGACAAGATCGCCAGCCTGAAGCCGGCCTTCCGTGAAGGCGGCACCGTCACCGCGGCCAATTCTAGCTCGATCTCCGACGGCGCCGCGGCATTGCTGCTGATGCGCGAGTCGGACGCCCATAAACGTGGCCTCAAACCGTTGGCGGTGATCCACGGGCACGCCGCGTTTGCCGATGAGCCGGGGCTGTTTCCGGTGGCGCCGGTGGGGGCGATTCGCACGTTGATGAGCAAGACCGGTTGGCGCCTGGAAGACGTCGACCTGTTCGAAATCAACGAAGCCTTTGCCGTGGTCAGCCTGGTGACCATGAGCAAGCTTGCGATCCCTCACGACAAGGTCAACGTGCATGGCGGTGCGTGCGCCCTGGGCCATCCTATTGGTGCTTCGGGTGCGCGGATCCTGGTGACACTGCTCTCGGCCCTGCGCCAGAAGGGCCTCAAACGTGGCGTCGCGGCCATTTGTATCGGCGGCGGTGAAGCCACGGCCATGGCCGTTGAATGCCTCTACTAA
- a CDS encoding ATPase domain-containing protein, giving the protein MSTSNALLSEKAATGIEGLDDILSGGLSRSHLFLLEGEPGTGKTTVALHFLQAGAKKGEKSLYITLSETERELRQGAKSHGWDLDDNIHIFELTPPESLLNAEHQQSLLYSSDLELGEATRQIFEVVERVKPTRVVVDSLSEIRLLAQSSLRYRRQILAIKHYFVRYDATVLLLDDLTTESLDKTVHSVAHGVIRLEELTPDYGAERRRVRIVKYRGQKYRGGFHDFTIMGDGVHVFPRLVAAEHRGGYVRQTMSSGIAELDALMGGGVETGSSSLILGPAGTGKSLISMIFAAAAVERGEKAALFIFDEEMGLLFERMKNMGIDLEAMQATGNLLIEQVDAAELSPGEFSHRVRRCVDERGIKTVVIDSINGYQAAMPEENALILHMHELLLYLNRRGAATFMTVAQHGLVGDMQTPVDITYLADTVILLRYFEALGKVRRAISIIKKRTGSHESTIREYRISSRGMTVGQPLDNFQGVLRGIPTYMGAGSPLLKEEDV; this is encoded by the coding sequence TTGTCTACATCCAATGCGCTTTTAAGTGAAAAGGCGGCCACCGGCATCGAAGGTCTTGATGACATTCTTTCCGGCGGGCTATCACGTAGCCATTTGTTTCTCCTTGAAGGTGAGCCGGGCACCGGTAAAACCACCGTCGCCCTGCACTTTTTGCAGGCAGGGGCGAAAAAAGGTGAAAAATCGCTGTATATCACCTTGTCAGAAACCGAGCGGGAACTGCGCCAAGGTGCCAAATCCCACGGTTGGGACCTGGACGACAATATCCATATCTTCGAATTGACCCCGCCCGAAAGCTTGCTCAATGCAGAGCATCAGCAGAGCTTGCTGTATTCCTCCGACCTGGAGCTGGGCGAAGCCACCCGGCAGATTTTCGAAGTGGTGGAACGCGTCAAACCGACCCGCGTGGTGGTCGACAGTCTGTCGGAGATCCGTCTGCTCGCGCAAAGCTCGCTGCGCTATCGCCGGCAAATCCTGGCGATCAAGCACTACTTCGTGCGTTATGACGCCACGGTACTGCTGCTCGATGACCTGACCACCGAGTCTCTCGACAAAACCGTGCACAGCGTGGCTCACGGCGTCATCCGCCTGGAAGAGTTGACCCCTGACTACGGCGCCGAACGCCGTCGTGTGCGAATCGTTAAGTACCGCGGGCAGAAATACCGGGGCGGCTTCCACGACTTCACCATCATGGGAGACGGTGTACATGTGTTCCCGCGTCTGGTGGCGGCCGAGCACCGTGGTGGCTATGTACGGCAAACCATGAGCAGCGGCATTGCCGAACTGGATGCCTTGATGGGCGGCGGTGTCGAGACCGGCTCCAGCAGTCTGATCCTCGGTCCGGCCGGTACCGGCAAATCCTTGATCTCGATGATTTTTGCCGCCGCCGCCGTAGAGCGCGGAGAAAAGGCCGCACTGTTCATCTTTGACGAAGAGATGGGGCTGCTGTTCGAGCGCATGAAGAACATGGGTATTGACCTGGAGGCTATGCAAGCGACCGGCAATCTGTTGATCGAACAGGTGGACGCGGCCGAGTTGTCCCCGGGTGAGTTTTCCCATCGGGTACGACGTTGTGTGGACGAACGCGGTATCAAGACGGTGGTAATCGACAGTATCAATGGTTATCAAGCGGCGATGCCGGAAGAAAACGCACTGATCCTGCATATGCACGAACTGCTGCTCTATCTCAACCGCCGCGGCGCTGCGACCTTTATGACCGTTGCCCAGCATGGCCTGGTCGGCGATATGCAAACCCCGGTAGACATCACCTACCTGGCCGACACCGTTATCTTGCTGCGTTATTTCGAAGCACTGGGCAAGGTCCGCCGCGCGATTTCCATTATCAAGAAACGCACGGGTTCCCACGAGTCGACCATACGTGAGTACCGTATCAGCAGTCGCGGCATGACCGTCGGCCAACCACTGGATAATTTCCAGGGCGTGTTGCGCGGCATTCCGACCTACATGGGCGCCGGTTCACCCCTGCTCAAGGAAGAGGACGTGTGA
- a CDS encoding HEAT repeat domain-containing protein: MSKSRRNSIIGLCALLLIVSITWFFSRTPQVTVAPAIAHGYSKALKQAQNGEPGAARVLYQQLGRPDLSPERRAALHAQLPNYPSPQALKLADKDLADESAMVREAAIHSIVGLVPSGQRTLLLGPVLDDPEQAVRFAAANALLGLSPDTLGLYFGPLQQVLDEFVKTLKAQPETAQGWIQLARLYIHSAMLAPAQDALEQAMRLEPDNLQAGVAQIELLDKQGKTEESRQLLAQQLAAHPESAYLQHALGMWLLHHGERPYALLGLSKAVELEPDNQDYRFDLATTLHDQDELEAAQRQLEEIVQRHPANRKARVLLVNYWKESGQLQNVQVLLAQLEQQNPDDPALQQGL, encoded by the coding sequence ATGTCAAAGTCACGCCGTAACTCCATCATCGGCCTGTGCGCCCTGTTGTTGATCGTGTCGATCACTTGGTTTTTCTCTCGCACCCCTCAAGTCACCGTGGCGCCCGCCATTGCCCACGGTTATTCCAAGGCGTTGAAACAGGCCCAAAACGGTGAGCCGGGCGCTGCGCGCGTGTTGTACCAACAGTTGGGACGGCCTGATCTGTCGCCTGAGCGCCGTGCCGCCCTGCACGCCCAATTGCCCAATTACCCCAGCCCCCAAGCGCTGAAGCTGGCGGATAAAGACCTGGCCGATGAATCTGCAATGGTTCGCGAAGCGGCGATCCACAGCATCGTCGGCCTGGTACCTAGCGGCCAGCGCACCCTGTTGCTCGGTCCGGTACTGGATGATCCCGAACAGGCTGTGCGCTTTGCTGCGGCCAATGCCCTGCTCGGTCTGTCGCCAGACACCCTGGGCTTGTATTTCGGCCCCTTGCAGCAGGTACTCGACGAATTTGTAAAAACCCTCAAGGCCCAGCCCGAAACCGCGCAAGGCTGGATCCAACTGGCGCGCCTGTACATCCACAGCGCGATGCTGGCACCGGCGCAAGACGCTCTGGAACAGGCAATGCGCCTGGAGCCGGACAACCTGCAAGCAGGCGTGGCGCAAATCGAACTGCTGGACAAGCAAGGCAAGACCGAGGAGTCGCGCCAACTGTTGGCGCAGCAATTGGCGGCGCATCCGGAGTCGGCCTACCTGCAACACGCGCTGGGCATGTGGTTGCTGCACCACGGCGAGCGCCCCTATGCCTTGCTCGGCCTGTCCAAGGCGGTGGAGCTTGAGCCGGACAACCAGGATTATCGCTTTGACCTGGCCACCACACTGCACGACCAGGATGAACTGGAGGCGGCCCAGCGTCAGTTGGAAGAGATCGTTCAGCGCCACCCGGCCAATCGCAAAGCACGTGTACTGCTGGTCAATTACTGGAAAGAGAGCGGCCAATTGCAGAACGTCCAGGTGCTGCTGGCACAGTTGGAGCAGCAGAACCCGGATGATCCGGCCTTGCAGCAAGGCCTGTAG
- a CDS encoding acyl-CoA dehydrogenase, with the protein MLPNDEQLQISDAARQFAQERLKPFAAEWDREHHFPKEAIAEMAELGFFGMLVPEQWGGCDTGYLAYAMALEEIAAGDGACSTIMSVHNSVGCVPILKFGNDQQKAQFLTPLASGTMLGAFALTEPQAGSDASSLKTRARLEGDHYVLNGCKQFITSGQNAGIVIVFAVTDPAAGKRGISAFIVPTDSVGYTVARVEDKLGQHASDTCQILFEDVKVPVANRLGEEGEGYKIALANLEGGRVGIASQSVGMARAAFEAARDYARERESFGKPLIEHQAVAFRLADMATQIAVARQMVHYAAALRDSGKPALVEASMAKLFASEMAEKVCSAALQTLGGYGYLGDFPLERIYRDVRVCQIYEGTSDIQRMVISRNL; encoded by the coding sequence ATGCTGCCCAATGACGAACAACTGCAAATCAGCGACGCCGCCCGGCAATTTGCCCAGGAACGCTTGAAGCCGTTCGCCGCCGAATGGGATCGCGAGCATCACTTTCCCAAGGAAGCCATCGCTGAAATGGCCGAACTGGGCTTTTTCGGCATGTTGGTGCCGGAACAGTGGGGCGGTTGCGACACCGGCTACCTGGCCTACGCCATGGCCCTGGAAGAAATCGCCGCAGGTGACGGTGCGTGCTCGACCATCATGAGCGTGCACAACTCGGTGGGCTGCGTGCCGATCCTCAAATTCGGCAATGATCAGCAAAAGGCCCAATTCCTCACGCCCCTGGCCAGTGGCACCATGCTCGGTGCCTTTGCATTGACCGAACCCCAGGCCGGTTCCGATGCCAGCAGCTTGAAGACCCGTGCACGCCTCGAAGGCGATCACTATGTGCTCAATGGCTGCAAACAGTTCATCACCTCCGGGCAAAACGCCGGGATCGTGATTGTGTTTGCCGTCACCGACCCGGCAGCGGGCAAGCGCGGGATCAGTGCCTTCATCGTACCCACTGACTCTGTGGGCTACACCGTGGCGCGAGTCGAAGACAAGCTCGGGCAACATGCTTCCGACACGTGCCAGATCCTGTTTGAAGACGTGAAGGTGCCCGTGGCCAATCGCCTGGGCGAGGAGGGCGAGGGCTACAAGATCGCCCTGGCCAACCTTGAGGGTGGCCGTGTCGGCATCGCATCCCAGTCGGTGGGCATGGCCCGCGCCGCCTTCGAAGCAGCCCGCGACTATGCCCGTGAGCGGGAAAGCTTCGGCAAACCGTTGATCGAACACCAGGCCGTCGCCTTTCGCCTGGCGGACATGGCCACGCAAATTGCCGTGGCCCGGCAGATGGTGCATTACGCCGCGGCCCTGCGTGACAGCGGCAAGCCGGCGTTGGTGGAGGCGTCCATGGCCAAGCTGTTTGCTTCGGAAATGGCCGAGAAAGTCTGTTCGGCCGCCTTGCAAACCCTGGGCGGTTACGGTTACCTGGGCGACTTTCCCCTGGAGCGGATCTACCGCGATGTGCGGGTCTGCCAGATTTACGAAGGCACCAGCGATATTCAACGCATGGTCATCTCACGCAATCTATAA
- a CDS encoding enoyl-CoA hydratase, translated as MSYETILLDVQGRVGLITLNRPQALNALNAQLVSELNQALDKLEANPEVGCIVLTGSKKAFAAGADIKEMAELTYPQIYMDDLFSDSDRVANRRKPIIAAVNGFALGGGCELALMCDFILAGDSARFGQPEINLGVLPGMGGTQRLTRAVGKAKAMEMCLTGRFIDAVEAERCGIVARIVPADELLDEALKVAALIASKSVPISMMVKESVNRAFEVSLSEGVRFERRVFHAAFATQDQKEGMAAFVAKRAPEFKDK; from the coding sequence ATGAGTTATGAAACCATCCTGCTTGACGTCCAGGGCCGCGTCGGGCTGATTACCCTCAACCGCCCGCAGGCGTTGAACGCCTTGAACGCGCAACTGGTCAGCGAACTGAACCAGGCGCTGGATAAGCTGGAGGCCAACCCAGAGGTCGGCTGCATCGTGCTCACCGGCTCGAAAAAAGCCTTTGCGGCCGGCGCCGACATCAAGGAAATGGCCGAGCTGACTTACCCGCAGATCTACATGGACGACCTGTTCAGCGACAGTGACCGTGTGGCCAACCGCCGCAAGCCGATCATTGCGGCGGTGAATGGCTTTGCCCTCGGTGGCGGCTGTGAACTGGCGTTGATGTGCGACTTTATCCTGGCCGGTGACAGTGCCAGGTTCGGCCAGCCGGAAATCAACCTCGGCGTGCTGCCGGGCATGGGCGGCACCCAGCGCCTGACCCGCGCCGTGGGCAAGGCCAAGGCTATGGAAATGTGCCTGACCGGGCGCTTTATCGACGCCGTCGAAGCCGAGCGTTGCGGGATCGTGGCGCGTATCGTGCCGGCCGATGAGTTGCTGGACGAAGCGCTGAAAGTCGCTGCCCTGATCGCCAGTAAGTCAGTGCCGATCAGCATGATGGTCAAGGAGAGCGTGAACCGCGCCTTTGAAGTCAGCCTGTCCGAAGGCGTGCGTTTTGAGCGCCGGGTGTTCCACGCGGCGTTCGCGACCCAGGATCAGAAGGAAGGCATGGCCGCATTCGTGGCCAAGCGGGCGCCGGAGTTCAAGGATAAGTAA
- a CDS encoding bestrophin family protein, translating into MIVRPKPNLLGILFSLKGSIAKRIAWRSLMVTLLASVIVLVETLHPAYFSKVNATPFTLLGLSLSIFMSFRNNACYDRWWEGRKQLGQMIIEVRSLIRETQVLGDTPERAELLRELCGFAHGLIAHLRHEDEVRAMQPWVTVRASHPNLPDSVLQMLGARLCVLARQGVISEWRYTQLEARLVGLSQVQASCERIKTTPLPFPYTLLLHRTIYLFCILLPFAMAEPLGWLTPVFTAIVSYTFFGLDAIGDELEDPFGFDENDLPCDAILRTLEREILAALGEVDLPAAPQPVEYVLT; encoded by the coding sequence ATGATCGTTCGCCCCAAGCCCAACCTGCTGGGCATCCTGTTTTCCCTCAAGGGCTCGATTGCCAAGCGCATTGCCTGGCGCAGCCTGATGGTCACGCTGCTGGCCTCGGTCATCGTGCTGGTGGAAACCCTGCACCCCGCCTATTTTTCCAAGGTCAACGCTACGCCCTTTACCTTGCTGGGCTTGTCGTTGTCGATCTTCATGAGTTTTCGCAACAACGCCTGCTACGACCGCTGGTGGGAAGGCCGCAAGCAACTGGGGCAGATGATCATCGAGGTACGCTCGCTGATTCGTGAAACCCAGGTGCTCGGCGATACTCCCGAGCGGGCCGAGTTGCTGCGTGAGCTATGCGGTTTTGCCCATGGCTTGATCGCGCATTTGCGCCATGAAGATGAGGTGCGCGCCATGCAGCCCTGGGTTACCGTGCGCGCGAGCCACCCCAACTTGCCTGACAGCGTGCTGCAGATGCTCGGTGCGCGGTTGTGCGTGCTGGCCCGGCAGGGTGTGATCAGTGAATGGCGCTACACCCAGCTGGAAGCTCGGTTGGTCGGCCTCAGCCAGGTGCAGGCGTCCTGTGAGCGTATCAAGACCACTCCGCTGCCCTTCCCCTACACCCTGCTGCTACACCGCACCATTTACCTGTTCTGCATCCTGTTGCCCTTCGCCATGGCCGAACCGCTGGGCTGGTTGACGCCGGTGTTCACCGCGATCGTCAGCTACACCTTCTTTGGTCTGGATGCGATCGGCGATGAATTGGAAGACCCGTTTGGCTTTGACGAAAACGACCTGCCGTGCGATGCCATCCTGCGAACCCTGGAGCGCGAGATCCTGGCGGCCCTCGGTGAAGTCGACTTGCCTGCTGCGCCGCAACCGGTGGAGTACGTGCTGACCTGA